In one Drosophila albomicans strain 15112-1751.03 chromosome X, ASM965048v2, whole genome shotgun sequence genomic region, the following are encoded:
- the LOC117578078 gene encoding vitellogenin-2 — MNPLRTLCVLACLVAATLASPNNGNQQQQQQRRSNSLNNYEDPSNWVSPNQIEQLPMLKDVTLRRLEEMTVDEGGSMLSKLYHLSQFNRVFKPDYVPEASKIKGYIVGPRGQKTEFNLNTFVQTVKRQPNFGDDEVTIFIQGLPQTWGQVNKANRKLVQAYEQRYNLQPYPGQNDSDEQKSSSEEQQQQRRKQNQEQDDTTTGDLVVIKLGDQIEDFEQFATLNVERIGEIIGDRLVQLTNEVNVPQEIIHLIGQGPAAHVAGIAGRQYTRLTGHKLRRITGLDASKLFAEPDNKLSGLARGDADFVDAIHTSAYGMGTQERLADVDFYPNGPSEGVPGAENVVEASLRATRYFAESVRPGNERNFPAVAASSYKEYKQNNGYGKRAYMGIATSYDIRGDYMLQVNSKAPFGRNTPAQTQSGYHSVHEAWRQQQQQDKKNLA; from the exons ATGAATCCTCTGCGCACTTTGTGTGTTCTCGCTTGCctggtggcagcaacattggCATCGCCAAACAATggcaaccaacagcaacagcaacaacgtcgCTCGAACTCGTTGAACAACTACGAGGATCCCAGCAACTGGGTGAGCCCCAACCAAATTGAGCAGTTGCCCATGCTCAAGGATGTGACACTGCGTCGCCTCGAGGAGATGACCGTCGATGAGGGTGGCTCCATGCTCTCCAAGTTGT ACCACTTGTCGCAGTTCAACCGTGTCTTCAAGCCCGACTATGTGCCAGAGGCTAGCAAGATCAAGGGTTACATTGTTGGTCCACGCGGCCAGAAGACCGAGTTCAACCTGAACACCTTTGTGCAGACCGTGAAGCGTCAGCCCAACTTTGGCGACGATGAGGTGACCATCTTCATCCAGGGTCTGCCCCAGACCTGGGGTCAGGTGAACAAGGCCAACCGCAAGTTGGTCCAGGCCTACGAGCAGCGTTACAACCTCCAGCCCTACCCCGGCCAGAACGACAGCGATGAGCAGAAGAGCAGCAGcgaggaacagcagcagcagcgccgcAAGCAGAACCAGGAACAGGATGATACCACCACCGGTGATTTGGTTGTGATCAAGCTTGGTGATCAGATCGAGGACTTTGAGCAATTCGCCACCCTGAATGTTGAGCGTATTGGTGAGATCATCGGCGATCGTCTCGTTCAGTTGACCAACGAAGTCAATGTGCCCCAGGAGATCATCCATCTGATTGGTCAGGGTCCAGCTGCTCATGTTGCTGGCATTGCTGGTCGTCAATACACCCGCCTGACTGGACACAAGCTGCGCCGCATCACCGGTCTGGATGCCTCCAAACTGTTTGCCGAGCCCGACAACAAGCTGAGCGGCCTCGCTCGCGGTGATGCCGATTTCGTCGATGCCATCCACACCTCTGCCTACGGCATGGGCACCCAGGAGCGTCTCGCCGATGTTGACTTCTACCCCAACGGCCCATCCGAGGGTGTTCCCGGTGCCGAGAACGTTGTCGAGGCTTCCCTCCGCGCCACCCGCTACTTCGCCGAATCGGTCCGTCCCGGCAATGAGCGCAACTTCCCCGCTGTCGCTGCCAGCTCTTACAAGGAGTACAAGCAGAACAATGGCTATGGCAAGCGCGCCTACATGGGCATTGCCACCAGCTACGACATCCGCGGCGACTACATGCTGCAGGTGAACTCGAAGGCTCCTTTCGGCCGCAACACTCCTGCCCAGACCCAGAGCGGATATCACTCCGTCCATGAGGCatggaggcagcagcagcagcaggataaGAAGAACCTCGCTTAA